A window of the Tiliqua scincoides isolate rTilSci1 chromosome 5, rTilSci1.hap2, whole genome shotgun sequence genome harbors these coding sequences:
- the LOC136652339 gene encoding parathyroid hormone/parathyroid hormone-related peptide receptor-like encodes MESSVEKEKSSKAQVDTDDVLTKEEQMYLLDEARAKCHQQIHAQKETIKDGNCLPEWDGIICWPESIPNEQVAVLCPDYVYDFNHNGHAYRHCDVFGNWLLVPNMNKTWANYTECAIFFAPERQSREKEVFDRLHIIYTVGYSISLASLVAAMCILCYFKRLHCTRNYIHLHLFASFICRAMSIFVKDLVLYSSSRLQKAQEGDWDAEWLTFSLGPRSQLVGCKVAVTVFLYFLATNHYWILVEGLYLHSLIFMAFLSNKSYLWALTLIGWGLPAVFVSIWASVRASLADTQCWDLSAGNMKWIYQVPILAAIVVDFFLFLNIVRVLALKLWETNAGKLNPRQQYRKLMKSTLVLMPLFGVHYMVFMAMPYTAVSSTLWQVQMHYEMLFNSLQGFFVALIYCFCNGEVQAEIKKARFRRNLVLDIKQKTRVTSTGGSYYYGGLVSHTTNSISLSIAGWGVASAAAVAMPLGGKNWLLHLTSSTPAPEYTPGSSISDRSPSQEIAPKSLGEALGSSPHPEGNFSLKTELETML; translated from the exons GTGGATACAGACGACGTTCTAACCAAAGAAGAACAAATGTACTTGCTGGATGAAGCTAGAGCCAAATGTCACCAACAGATACATGCCCAGAAGGAGACAATCAAAG ATGGCAACTGTTTGCCCGAGTGGGATGGGATTATTTGCTGGCCTGAAAGCATCCCAAATGAACAGGTGGCTGTCCTATGTCCAGACTATGTCTATGACTTCAATCACAATG GTCATGCCTACAGGCACTGCGATGTGTTTGGAAATTGGCTGCTGGTGCCCAACATGAACAAGACATGGGCCAATTACACGGAATGTGCCATATTCTTTGCTCCAGAACGGCAGAGCCGAGAGAAG GAAGTATTTGACCGCCTGCATATCATATACACTGTTGGCTACTCCATCTCCCTCGCTTCTCTGGTAGCTGCCATGTGCATCCTTTGCTATTTCAA GCGACTCCACTGCACTCGGAATTATATCCACCTTCACCTCTTTGCCTCTTTCATCTGCCGAGCCATGAGCATCTTCGTGAAGGACCTGGTGCTCTACTCCAGCTCGCGACTGCAGAAAGCACAAGAGGGTGACTGGGATGCTGAGTGGTTGACCTTCTCATTGGGACCCAGGAGTCAACTG GTGGGCTGCAAGGTGGCTGTCACTGTGTTCCTCTACTTCCTGGCTACCAACCACTACTGGATCTTGGTTGAGGGGCTCTATCTCCACAGTCTGATCTTCATGGCTTTCCTCTCCAACAAAAGCTACTTGTGGGCCCTGACGCTCATTGGGTGGG GGTTACCTGCTGTCTTTGTGTCTATTTGGGCCAGTGTAAGAGCATCTCTGGCGGATACGCA ATGCTGggacctcagtgctggaaacatGAAATGGATCTACCAGGTCCCTATTTTAGCAGCGATTGTG GTcgacttcttcctcttcctcaacATTGTGAGGGTCCTTGCTTTAAAACTGTGGGAGACAAATGCAGGGAAATTGAATCCCCGCCAACAGTACAG gaAGCTTATGAAGTCTACCCTGGTTCTGATGCCACTCTTTGGGGTCCATTATATGGTATTCATGGCCATGCCTTATACAGCTGTCTCCAGCACCCTGTGGCAAGTACAGATGCACTATGAAATGCTCTTCAATTCTCTGCAG GGCTTCTTTGTGGCTTTAATTTACTGCTTCTGTAATGGTGAG GTACAAGCAGAAATTAAAAAAGCCCGTTTCCGAAGGAACCTGGTGTTGGACATAAAGCAGAAGACCCGAGTGACCAGTACTGGAGGGAGCTACTACTACGGTGGTCTTGTGTCTCATACTACAAACAGCATCAGTCTGAGTATAGCTGGCTGGGGGGTggcctctgcagcagcagtagctatGCCTCTGGGTGGCAAAAACTGGCTACTACATCTAACCTCCAGCACCCCTGCACCAGAATACACCCCTGGCTCCTCCATATCAGATAGATCTCCAAGCCAAGAGATTGCACCTAAATCCCTTGGAGAAGCTTTAGGgagctctccccacccagaaggaAATTTCAGCCTGAAAACAGAGCTGGAGACAATGCTATAA